The Anaeromyxobacter sp. nucleotide sequence CTGGAAGGCCTCCAGGGTGGGGACCTCCTTCACCTCCTTGTCATGAGTTCCGGCCGTGATCGCCTCGCGCACCGCGCGCTCATGCTGCAGCGCTCCACGGCGCGTGTTGACCGGCGAGAAGTCGCGGACCCGCCGGGGTGGTTTCCCCGGCAGGGCGAGCTTCACGTCGATGGTCCAGCGCTCCAGCACTCTGCCTTCCTTCGTCTTCCACTTCCGCAGCCTGACGCTCATCGGTCATCTCCGAGCGCAGGACTGCTGTTGCCCTTCAACCAGTCTAGTAGGGCGTCGCGGCCGATGCGGATGGTTCGGCCCATCCGGACCACACCCGGGACGCGACCGTCGCGCACCGCGTCGTAGAGCGTCTTCCGGTTTACACGCAGCAGCCGGGCCGCCTCGTCGACGGTGAGGGCCGGGGGGAGGGTGGTGGCCAGGGCGCGGACGCTGCTCCTGGCGCCTTCCTGGGCGGCCTGAAGGTTGTCCCGAGCGACCGCTGTCGCGTCCTGCTCCAAGAGCCACCCTGCCGCGGCCGCCCTCGCCTCCTGCCGCGCCTATGCCTACTTCGTCTCGTCCGTGATCTGGAATGACGAATGACAGTCAGACATCTAGTGCCCGGAGGCGAGCCGTCGCAAGGCCGGGCCCAAGTGGATCTGGACAGGTGTCCTGACCTTGACAGCGATTTGGACACCCAATCCCAGCAGGAAGGCGCACGTCCGTCCAACGGGTAGCTTCACCAGGTGGCCGCCGCGGCGGCTTGCCGAAGTTGAACTTGCCTTGACAGATCTGGGGCCACTGGGAGAATCGGCCATGGGCGTCGCCAGCCAAGACGCAATCATCATCAGGCACCTTCGGGCTGCCGTGACGTTCAATCGGTTCCTCCTGTCCCAAGGGACGATCTTCTGGGATTGCGTCAAGGAGTTGGCGCTTCAGAGCGGCACCCCCATCGCGTTCGAAGACTCCAGCTCCATCCCCCCGGGATTGCAGAGTGTCGCGCAGGAACTCGGACCGCTCATGCGGCTTCGCCTGAGTTCACCTCGCGCCTCAGGCATGACGCCGCAGGCAAGAGAACTCCTGAAGAGACACGAGCCTCTCGTTCGCACCTTCCTCGAGATTGCTGAGCGAAACGTCTCGACTCTCGATGAGTACGGCGATGAGAACTGGAAGGCTCTCGACACCGAACTGCGGCGCTTGATTGAAAAGCTCGCTCAGCGCGAGGGCATCCCAAGCGACTCAGTCGCCGTAGTGCTCGACACGAGCCTGGACGAGGAACTACGGCAACTGCTCATCGACAGAGCCGTCATCCGCGACAACTCCCTCGCGGGCCTTGTCCTATGGCAAGCGCGGAAGTTGCTCGTCAATGACTTCCTGCGGTTTCACGAGGAGGTTCGCGATCGAGCAGAGCCAGCTTCATACTTGGAGGAGATGACCGGGGTGGAGTTTGAGACCTTCATCGCGCGAACTCTCAGCGAGCACGGCTTCTCGAACGTAAGGGGAACTCCTGCCAGCGGGGATCAGGGCGCGGATGTCCTTGCCGAGAAGGATGGTCGCCGGCTTGTCGTTCAAGCCAAACGCTACCGAGGTTCCGTCGGGAACCGAGCAGTCCAAGAGGTGATCGCTGCGCTCGCCTACTACGGGGCCGATGAGGCCTGGGTGGTAACCAACTCGGAGTTCACCGCGTCGGCTCGCGCTCTCGCACAGCGAGCATGCGTCGTCCTCGTCGGCGGAGCAAGGTTGTCTTCACTGGGCGCATTCCTGACCACCTGGCCCGTGCCAGCGAGGCGAAGGTTAGGGGCCTGATGTTGCACGCGAAGACGCAACTGCCCGATCTATAGGGCGCTGGTCGCTACTCGCCACTGGGTCGAACGTGTCGGTTGCCATGCTAGAATCCTCAGTTGAGTTGCTACGGTCAGGGGTTCAGGGGACGCCGCATGCCGAGCGAACCACCCGAAGCGACGCTTCCGCCGCCGCTGCCGCCGGCGGACGTCGCCAAGGAACAGCAACTGCGCCAGCGGAAGCTCCTCGAGGGGGCCTTCTCGACTTGGCGCGGCCGTTTGCTGGATCTCACCGGTCGAAACCGGGCTCTGAACTACAAGCCGACCAAGGTCTCGACGCTCACCATCGTCGATGAGAAGCCCGCCGAGGTGTACCGGCTACTCATTGGCGAGGAACGGCCCCTGACCTTCTCGGCCGTGCTCCCGTCGAGGCAGGAGCCCGTCGAGCCTGCCCCCGAAGTGTCCCCGGGCGAGCAGATCGGGCTCCCCTTGGGAACCGCACCGGCCGAGGCCCCTGCGCCAGAGCCTGGTGAACCTGACGTCGCCGCCCAGGCGTTCACACCGTATGCGCGCGAGGACATGGCCGAGCGTCACCTGGACACAGTGCTCCAATGCCAAGCGACCCCCGAGAGTCTCGACCTGAGCCTCCGCCGGATCGCAGACCTGCAACGGACGGCCATCGAGGAGCAGGGCGTCAACACGGTGTTCCTGGGTCTCGGCTTCCTCCACTACCGGGAATCGCCGACGGCTGACAAGGAGGTGCGTGCACCGCTCGTCCTGGTTCCTGTCACGCTCGAGCGGGCGACAGCCAAGTCAGGATTCCGCCTCCTTCTCGCCGAAGATGAGCCGATGGTGAACCCATCGCTCGTCGAATACTTGCGCCGGATCCACCAGATCGGTTCGTTCCCGACCATCCCCGAGCCTGCGGACGACGCCACTTCGGTGGACCTGGGTCCCTTCTTCTCGGCCGTCGCCGAACGGGTGAAGGATCTGAAGGGCTGGAAGGTGACCGAGGGGATCGTCCTCGCTCCATTCACCTTCCAGAAACTGGTCATCTTCAAGGACATCGAACTGAACCAGGAAGCGTTTGCCCAGCACCACCTGGTGAGAAGGGTGGTGCTGAAGGAGGGAGAACCTTCCACTGGCCTCCCTCCCGAGATCCGGGACCTGGACCTCGACGCCAACTATCCACCTGAGATCACGAACCAGGTCGTCGATGCGGACTCGTCACAGCTCAGGGCGATCGCCGCGGTGGCTGCCGGGCACGACCTGGTCATCCACGGGCCCCCAGGGACGGGAAAGAGCCAGACCATCACGAACCTCATTGCGGATGCCATCGGCGTCGGCAAGAGGGTGCTGTTTGTCAGCGAGAAGATGGCCGCGCTGGAGGTCGTTCATCGTCGCCTCGTCGAAGCCAAGCTCGGCGAGTTCTGCCTCGAGCTCCACTCCACGAAGGCGCGCAAGGGCGATGTCATCGAGTCGCTTCGTACAGCGCTCGATCGAAGCGGCGACGCCACGAAGGGCACCGTCAAGAGCGTGGCCGAGCTGACAAGGGCGCGAGGCCACCTCAACGCCTACGCTCGCGATGTTCACGCAAGGCAGACCACGCTCAGCTGCACTCCCTTTGAAGCCGTAGGGGAGTTCGAAAGGGTCCGGAAGGCGCCGAAGTTCACCTACCCAGCTGACCCGACCGCTCTCTCCCCAGAGCAGCTGGCCGACTTGAACGAGAAGACTCGGCAGGTCGAGGTTCAAGGGAGGGCCGTGTCGCCCATAAGGGAATGCGGCTGGCGTGACTCGCGCATCACCGCCTTCTCAGAACCGATCGCTGAGCGAATCGGAAAGGTCCTGGCCGACGCCCGAGAGTTGGCCACCGAGTTCGCCGCTCAGGCGCGCGTGGTGCATCAACGCTACGGCGTCCGCGAGCCAAAGACGGTCGACGATGTTGCCGAGGTCGTTGAGATGGCGTTGCACCTCTGCATGGCACCTGGGATTCCCTCGGCTCTCCTGCGCGACGTTCGCTGGAGCACGCCTCCGCCCGAGGTGACCGCACTCATCGAAGAGGGGCGGCAGGTGTCGGACCTGAGTTCGCGCCTCAAGGAGAGGTATCGACGGGAACTCCTGGCGTCCGTGCCGGCTGATGACCTCGCCTATGTCGAGCAGAAGCTCGGGTCAGCCCTTGCCTTCCTGGCCATCCTGGCGCCCCGCTACCGCGGCGTTCGGCGTCGCTTGAAGGCCATGCGACGTGGCGCCGAAGCGCTGCCTCTCCTGGAGCAGATCTCCGAGTTGAAGGCCGTGCCGGCCTGGACGCGAAGGAGCGAGGCGCTCGCGGCCCATCCACAGGCCGTGGGCTGGTTCGGAGACGCCTGGCGCGGAGCCAGCTCGGACTGGAATGACCTCGAGCGGCGGCTTGCCTGGCTGAGCAAGTTCCACGCCCTCGCCGCCCGCCACGGGCAACTTGGCGAGGTGGGGTACCTGCTCGCTGAGCAGGGGGGACAGCCCGAGGGTGCACCAGAAGCGCTGGCCAAGACCGCGGTCAAGCTCGCCGAGGCATTGGCACGGCTCCACCAACTGCTGGTCTGGCCCAGCGACTACCTGGCCAAGGCGACGATCAGCCAGATTGAGGCTCGCCTCTCCGAGGTTTCCCGTGACCTCGGCAAGGGCTCGGCCTGGTCGGCCTACGTGCGCGCTGTGAGCGGCCTGGCCAACACCCCCGCCGTGGCCATCGCTGAGGCGGCCTACCACGGGGAGATCCAGGCTGAGCAAGCGGGGGCAGCATTCCGCCGTGCCCTCTACGGGGCCTGGCTCGACAAGGTCCTGCCGTCCATCCCAGCGCTCGCGGACTTCTCCGTGGAGACCCATGAGGAACGTCGGCGACAATTCCAGAAGCTCGACAGCCAGCTCCTGACCGAGAAGCGGGGCGAGCTGGTCTCGCGCCTTCGCGAGACTGGCCAGCGTCGGTACGCGGCCAGTTCCTCGGCTCACAGGTCCTTCCTGTCCAAGGAGCTGGCGAAGCAGAAGCGCCACAGGCCGCTCCGGGTCATTCTTCGTGAGGCCCGGGATGCGGTGATGGCCCTCAAGCCCTGCTACCTCATGAGCCCGCTGAGCGTCTCCCAGTTCCTCTCGCCCAAGGTGGACTTCGACCTCGTGGTCTTCGACGAGGCAAGCCAGCTTCCGACCGAGGACGCTGTCGCCGCCATCTCTCGCGGCAAAAGCCTGATCGTAGTGGGCGACCCGAAGCAACTCCCGCCCACGAACTTCTTTTCCATCCAAGGCGGCGCCAGCGCCGTCTTGGTCGATGACGACGGCGAGCCGGTGCTCGAGGAGACCGAGAGCGTGCTCGAGGAGTTCCAGGGCGTCGGCCTCCACCAGGCCCACCTCGAGTGGCACTACCGAAGCGCGCACGAGTCGCTCATCCAGTTCTCGAACGAGAAGTTCTACGGGAACCGTCTGGTCGTGTTCCCGAGCGCCGCCACCGACTCGCCGGACCGCGGCGTCCACTTCGAATTCGTAGAGGGCGGCCAATACGTCGGCGCGGGCCAGAATCCGGTGGAGGCGAGGCGAATCGCCATGGCGGTCGTCGAGCATTTCCGGAAGTCGCCTGACCTCACGCTCGGCGTGGGTACGTTCAGCCAGCGACAGCAGATGGCCGTGTGGGATGAGCTCGAGCGAATTCGTCGGGCGGATCCTTCGCTGGAGGAGTTCTTCGATCGCGCCAGGTCCGAGCCGTTCTTCGTGAAGAACCTGGAGAACATCCAGGGCGACGAACGAGACGTCATCTTCCTGAGCATCACCTACGGGAAGCAGCCGGACGGGAAGCTCCGCTACAACTTCGGGCCGCTCAACCGTGAGAACGGCTGGCGGCGTCTCAACGTCCTGGTGAGCCGGGCGCGAAAGCAGATGCGGGTCTTCAGCTCGTTGCGGGCTTCGGACATCAATCCTTCCTCGGTCGTGACCCAGGGCCCAGCCCTGCTCGCCGACTTCCTGCGCTTCGCCGAGACCGGCAAGATGATGGCCACCACAACCGGCACGGCGGCGGATGCCGAGAGCCCGTTCGAGCACGAGGTTGGGGAAGCCCTGGAGGACATGGGCTTCCTGGTGGATCGCCAGGTCGGGGTCGGGGCGTACCGCATCGACATCGGCGTGCGTCACCGCGACCGGCCCGGTGTTTACCTCGTGGGCCTCGAGTGCGATGGGGCCTCCTACCATGCCGCTCCCTGCGCCAGGGACCGGGATCGGCTTCGTCAGTACGTCCTTGAGCAGCGCGGCTGGACCATCCTGCGGGTCTGGTCCACCGACTGGTTCCGAGATCGCGCCCGGACCGTGGAGCGCTTGAAGCGGACGCTCGATGACCTTGCAGAGCAGCTCAAGGAAGACGCGGCGAAGCCGGCGATCTCGATGGCTTCTAGTAAGGTCGTGGAGGAGCTGGAGGTCCCTGAGGTGCCAATGGCGGCGGAGCCCGTGGCGGCGCTGGAGGTTGAAGAACTCGAACGGGCTCGTCTCCAGGTTCCGCCCTATCGAGTGGCAACGGCGTCCCGCCTGTATCGGACCTCGATTCTTGAGGCCAGCTCAGCGCAAGTCGCCCAGGAGGCTGCACAGATCGTTGCGGCCGAGGGCCCTATCCAGCACGAGGAGCTACTGAGTCGACTGATCGGGTTCTGGAACCATGAGCGCCGCGGCGCTCGGCTGGTGTCGGCAGCCGAGGCTGCCATCGAGGGGGCCGTGCGGTCTGGAGCAGTGAAGCGAAAGGATGGGTTCCTGTACTCCACCAGGAACCCGATCGGCCTGAGGTGCAGGTCGGGGATGGACCAAGGGCCGGAACAGGTGGCCATCGAGGAACTTGCCGAAGCCGCCCGGCAGGTCGTCGAGCTGGTGGGCGTGATGCGCGAGGACGATGTCGCGACCGAGGTCCGTCAGGCCCTTGGGCTGCGCCGGACGCAAGACGGCATGCCGCGCATCAAGCAGGCCATCCAAGACCTCATCGAACAGGGCGTGCTGGTTTACGGGGTGGCTGGACTACGAATCCGCAAGCCGAGTTGATGGCCACGAGAGACTGGCCCGAACGCGCGACCTTCCGACATGCCATCCGACTCGCTCCACCGCGCAACGATGCAACGACCCAAACGGACTGCTCCCTCTCTGCGCCGCTCCTCGCCGAACTTCGCCAACCCGTCCCACGTGCCCCGCTCCTTCGAAATCCGCCTCCACCGCGCTCGTTTCTTCTCTCTCATCATCACCTTTTAGAAATTGAATCAGACTCAACCCAATTGGGTTTGTCATCATGCGGTTCTTCCTTGACCTCCGATCTCCTCCCGCTCTCCGCCATCTCTCCCATGGTGACAACTGCCCGACCCCTTTCCCCAAGTCTCAGGGGGAGAGGGGTCGGGCAGTTGTCACCCCTCACCTCGCGCCGATGGCGGAGGGCGGGCCGTGCGAAGGAGCCTCTCGATTCGAGCGGTTGGGAGCCGAGCCCCGTGCTCAACCCTGTCATCCGGGTCGTTCCCAATCCTGTCCTCGCCGCAGGACACCCCAGAGGACACCCCACACCACGAAAACAACGTGCTGGTCCGCGCGGACCAGCACGCCGATTTCATCGTTCTGGTCCACGTGGACCAGAAGGCTCAAAACCCCCGTTCTGGTCCACGTGGACCACGAGGCCCATTTCCCAGATTTCGGGGGTTGGTCCGCGCGGACCAGGGGAGTAAAGGCCGGGACAGGTGTGCAAGGTCCACGTGGACCAGGAAGAGAGTTGCTGCTGGTCTGCAGAGCCCTACACTGCGTCTTACGGCCTGACGCTGGCTCTCGACAGGCCCAAAGGTGACCACCTTTTGTGACCAAGTTGCGCCGTGGCCGGGCGCCGTGGCACCTTCTACGTCGCTCCTAGAGGCGTTTGAGTGCCGGGTTGCCAAGTCATCGGCAGTTACCTCGAAGAAGCCTCGCCAGCCAAATGGCTGACCGGACCTACTGCAACGCTCCAGAACATCTGGTCGAATTGATGGCAGACTCGCCTGTTCCCCTTCTAGCCCTGATCGACTGGGACACCAGTCGCCGATTCGCATGGATCAGCGAGCGCACGCGGCAGTCGCGTCTAGCAACCGGTCGAGCACGCGCCGAAGAGAGACTCGAAGCCATCTTCGAAGCACTTGCCGCAACGGCGCACGCGAATTTCCCAATGGTGCGCCGATTCAACTGCGAAGTGCGCGTTTACCACGGGTGGCACCGCGGCACGACGCCCACTGATGACTTTCGTGCGCTCGCTGTCGCAGTAGATCGCACCCGTCGACTATTTGGTGGGCTCCACGTGTCCCGGGTGACTCTCGCCTGTCAGATGCTCTTTGGCAGCGAATCCTATGATTCCGAAAGTTCGAAATTGTTCGGAACCGTTCGACGTCGAGAGGACCAAGACGCCGACGAGCAAAAGATGGTGGACACAGCCCTTTCGGCTGACCTTCTCCACTGGGCTAGGCGCAACTTGGCCCCGAGCGCTCAAGCCCTAATCTTCGTCATGGCCGAAGACGATGATTTCTACCCACCAGTGGCGCTGGCCAATCATTGGGGCGTCAAAGCGCGACTTGTTCGCCGCCGCGAAGCTCTTAGGCATATGCCGTGGATGGACAGACTCCTGCTGAAGCTCCAGTCAGAAGGCGAGGGATGACATGACGAACGACGAGATCACGACGTTACTGGCTCCGTTCGCGGATCCCGCTACCCCCTTTGAGTTGCGCGACCTAGGTGACACATTTGGCTT carries:
- a CDS encoding helix-turn-helix domain-containing protein — protein: MATTLPPALTVDEAARLLRVNRKTLYDAVRDGRVPGVVRMGRTIRIGRDALLDWLKGNSSPALGDDR
- a CDS encoding restriction endonuclease, which translates into the protein MGVASQDAIIIRHLRAAVTFNRFLLSQGTIFWDCVKELALQSGTPIAFEDSSSIPPGLQSVAQELGPLMRLRLSSPRASGMTPQARELLKRHEPLVRTFLEIAERNVSTLDEYGDENWKALDTELRRLIEKLAQREGIPSDSVAVVLDTSLDEELRQLLIDRAVIRDNSLAGLVLWQARKLLVNDFLRFHEEVRDRAEPASYLEEMTGVEFETFIARTLSEHGFSNVRGTPASGDQGADVLAEKDGRRLVVQAKRYRGSVGNRAVQEVIAALAYYGADEAWVVTNSEFTASARALAQRACVVLVGGARLSSLGAFLTTWPVPARRRLGA
- a CDS encoding DUF3320 domain-containing protein gives rise to the protein MPSEPPEATLPPPLPPADVAKEQQLRQRKLLEGAFSTWRGRLLDLTGRNRALNYKPTKVSTLTIVDEKPAEVYRLLIGEERPLTFSAVLPSRQEPVEPAPEVSPGEQIGLPLGTAPAEAPAPEPGEPDVAAQAFTPYAREDMAERHLDTVLQCQATPESLDLSLRRIADLQRTAIEEQGVNTVFLGLGFLHYRESPTADKEVRAPLVLVPVTLERATAKSGFRLLLAEDEPMVNPSLVEYLRRIHQIGSFPTIPEPADDATSVDLGPFFSAVAERVKDLKGWKVTEGIVLAPFTFQKLVIFKDIELNQEAFAQHHLVRRVVLKEGEPSTGLPPEIRDLDLDANYPPEITNQVVDADSSQLRAIAAVAAGHDLVIHGPPGTGKSQTITNLIADAIGVGKRVLFVSEKMAALEVVHRRLVEAKLGEFCLELHSTKARKGDVIESLRTALDRSGDATKGTVKSVAELTRARGHLNAYARDVHARQTTLSCTPFEAVGEFERVRKAPKFTYPADPTALSPEQLADLNEKTRQVEVQGRAVSPIRECGWRDSRITAFSEPIAERIGKVLADARELATEFAAQARVVHQRYGVREPKTVDDVAEVVEMALHLCMAPGIPSALLRDVRWSTPPPEVTALIEEGRQVSDLSSRLKERYRRELLASVPADDLAYVEQKLGSALAFLAILAPRYRGVRRRLKAMRRGAEALPLLEQISELKAVPAWTRRSEALAAHPQAVGWFGDAWRGASSDWNDLERRLAWLSKFHALAARHGQLGEVGYLLAEQGGQPEGAPEALAKTAVKLAEALARLHQLLVWPSDYLAKATISQIEARLSEVSRDLGKGSAWSAYVRAVSGLANTPAVAIAEAAYHGEIQAEQAGAAFRRALYGAWLDKVLPSIPALADFSVETHEERRRQFQKLDSQLLTEKRGELVSRLRETGQRRYAASSSAHRSFLSKELAKQKRHRPLRVILREARDAVMALKPCYLMSPLSVSQFLSPKVDFDLVVFDEASQLPTEDAVAAISRGKSLIVVGDPKQLPPTNFFSIQGGASAVLVDDDGEPVLEETESVLEEFQGVGLHQAHLEWHYRSAHESLIQFSNEKFYGNRLVVFPSAATDSPDRGVHFEFVEGGQYVGAGQNPVEARRIAMAVVEHFRKSPDLTLGVGTFSQRQQMAVWDELERIRRADPSLEEFFDRARSEPFFVKNLENIQGDERDVIFLSITYGKQPDGKLRYNFGPLNRENGWRRLNVLVSRARKQMRVFSSLRASDINPSSVVTQGPALLADFLRFAETGKMMATTTGTAADAESPFEHEVGEALEDMGFLVDRQVGVGAYRIDIGVRHRDRPGVYLVGLECDGASYHAAPCARDRDRLRQYVLEQRGWTILRVWSTDWFRDRARTVERLKRTLDDLAEQLKEDAAKPAISMASSKVVEELEVPEVPMAAEPVAALEVEELERARLQVPPYRVATASRLYRTSILEASSAQVAQEAAQIVAAEGPIQHEELLSRLIGFWNHERRGARLVSAAEAAIEGAVRSGAVKRKDGFLYSTRNPIGLRCRSGMDQGPEQVAIEELAEAARQVVELVGVMREDDVATEVRQALGLRRTQDGMPRIKQAIQDLIEQGVLVYGVAGLRIRKPS